A DNA window from Actinomadura luzonensis contains the following coding sequences:
- a CDS encoding cytidine deaminase, with translation MTLDPEDSKIITLARSARARNGSAEGAAVRDETGRTYAATNVKLAALTLSAVQVAVAMAISSGARSLEAVALVTEGEPAADDTAVAAELGVASLLVAGPDGTLRG, from the coding sequence GTGACTCTCGATCCTGAAGACAGCAAGATCATCACGCTGGCGCGTTCGGCGCGGGCGCGCAACGGCTCGGCCGAGGGCGCGGCGGTGCGCGACGAGACCGGCCGCACGTACGCGGCGACGAACGTCAAGCTGGCCGCGCTCACGCTCTCGGCGGTGCAGGTGGCCGTGGCCATGGCGATCTCCAGTGGCGCCCGCTCCCTGGAGGCGGTCGCGCTGGTGACCGAGGGCGAGCCGGCCGCCGACGACACGGCGGTGGCGGCCGAGCTGGGGGTCGCCTCGCTGCTCGTGGCCGGTCCCGACGGCACCCTGCGGGGCTGA
- a CDS encoding NUDIX domain-containing protein gives MSPFLARLREKVGAELLVLPAVSGFVFDEAGRLLVAHHRDVGRWAAPGGGVDPDERPQDAVVRELREELGIEIEVRGLIGVYGGPEFRTVYPNGHQVAYVNVCYACAIVSGVPEPDGDELTAFRWVGEDELAGLAVTPSTPQVAPEAFAWWREQGRR, from the coding sequence ATGTCCCCGTTCCTGGCCAGGCTGCGGGAGAAGGTGGGCGCCGAGCTGCTCGTGCTGCCCGCGGTGTCCGGCTTCGTCTTCGACGAGGCCGGCCGCCTCCTGGTCGCCCACCACCGGGACGTGGGCCGCTGGGCGGCCCCCGGCGGCGGCGTCGACCCCGACGAGCGCCCGCAGGACGCCGTGGTCAGGGAGCTGCGCGAGGAGCTCGGCATCGAGATCGAGGTACGCGGCCTGATCGGCGTCTACGGCGGCCCCGAGTTCCGCACGGTCTACCCCAACGGCCACCAGGTCGCCTACGTCAACGTCTGTTACGCCTGCGCGATCGTCTCCGGCGTGCCCGAGCCCGACGGCGACGAGCTCACCGCCTTCCGCTGGGTCGGCGAGGACGAGCTGGCCGGGCTGGCGGTCACTCCGTCGACCCCGCAGGTGGCGCCGGAGGCGTTCGCCTGGTGGCGTGAACAGGGCCGCCGATAG
- the era gene encoding GTPase Era: MTSPDSHRAGFACFVGRPNVGKSTLMNALVGSKVAITSSKPQTTRRAIRGIVHRPDAQLVIVDTPGLHRPRTLLGERLDSLVLSTLTEVDVIGFCVPANEPIGKGDRFIADKLAAVKKTPVVAVVTKCDLASREQIAEQLLAVSRIAEFADVVPVSAQSGEQLDVVGDVLIKHLPESPPLYEDGTLTDEPEQVLVGELIREAALEGVRDELPHSIAVVVDEMMPREGRDDLLDIYAHMFVERPSQKAIVIGHKGERLREVGTKARKQIEALLGTRVYLDLRISVAKDWQRDPKQLRRLGFYD, translated from the coding sequence GTGACATCGCCAGACAGCCACCGTGCCGGATTCGCCTGCTTCGTGGGGAGGCCGAACGTCGGCAAGTCCACGCTGATGAACGCCCTGGTCGGCTCGAAGGTGGCGATCACCTCGTCCAAGCCGCAGACCACGCGGCGGGCGATCCGCGGCATCGTGCACCGCCCCGACGCCCAGCTCGTCATCGTCGACACCCCTGGCCTGCACCGCCCGCGCACGCTGCTCGGCGAGCGGCTGGACAGCCTGGTGCTGTCCACGCTGACCGAGGTGGACGTGATCGGCTTCTGCGTCCCGGCGAACGAGCCGATCGGCAAGGGCGACCGGTTCATCGCCGACAAGCTGGCGGCGGTGAAGAAGACGCCGGTGGTGGCCGTGGTCACCAAGTGCGACCTGGCCTCGCGCGAGCAGATCGCCGAGCAGCTGCTCGCGGTGTCGCGCATCGCGGAGTTCGCCGACGTGGTGCCGGTCTCGGCGCAGTCCGGCGAGCAGCTCGACGTGGTGGGCGACGTGCTGATCAAGCACCTGCCGGAGTCGCCGCCCCTCTACGAGGACGGCACGCTGACCGACGAGCCGGAGCAGGTGCTGGTGGGCGAGCTGATCAGGGAGGCGGCGCTGGAGGGCGTGCGCGACGAGCTGCCGCACTCCATCGCCGTGGTGGTCGACGAGATGATGCCCCGGGAGGGGCGTGACGACCTGCTCGACATCTACGCCCACATGTTCGTCGAGCGGCCCTCGCAGAAGGCCATCGTCATCGGGCACAAGGGCGAGCGGCTGCGCGAGGTGGGCACCAAGGCCCGCAAGCAGATCGAGGCGCTGCTCGGCACCCGCGTCTATCTCGACCTGCGCATCAGCGTGGCCAAGGACTGGCAGCGCGACCCCAAGCAGCTGCGCCGCCTCGGCTTCTACGACTGA
- a CDS encoding urease accessory protein UreD — translation MPIRSAVRASAAVATDLGPGGRTVLRRLASAPPLTLRQTGPRTVHLVSTAAGPLGGDRLALDLDLAPGTALELGSVASTLVLPGPGESEMLVTARVGAGARLRFAPEPTVLAAGCAHRLVVRLELEPGASVSWREELVLGRHGERPGRCRTRFDATLAGRPLLRQELTVGDPGLDGSPAVLGGARCTGTVFLTATAKEPLVSDGVAVLPLAASGTLVSALAADAVELRARLERGESAVSGDGDDSVAYRGREGEPGIR, via the coding sequence ATGCCGATCCGCAGCGCCGTCCGGGCGAGCGCCGCCGTGGCGACGGACCTCGGGCCGGGCGGGCGCACGGTCCTGCGCCGGCTGGCCTCCGCCCCGCCGCTGACGCTGCGCCAGACCGGCCCGCGCACCGTCCACCTGGTCTCGACGGCCGCCGGGCCGCTCGGCGGCGACCGCCTGGCCCTCGACCTCGACCTCGCCCCCGGCACCGCGCTGGAGCTGGGCTCGGTGGCGAGCACGCTGGTCCTGCCCGGCCCCGGCGAGTCGGAGATGCTGGTCACCGCCCGGGTGGGGGCGGGGGCGCGGCTCCGCTTCGCGCCCGAGCCGACGGTGCTCGCGGCCGGCTGCGCGCACCGGCTGGTCGTCCGGCTGGAGCTGGAGCCGGGCGCGAGCGTGTCGTGGCGCGAGGAGCTGGTGCTCGGCCGGCACGGCGAGCGGCCCGGCCGCTGCCGCACCCGCTTCGACGCCACCCTCGCCGGCCGGCCGCTGCTGCGCCAGGAGCTCACCGTGGGCGATCCCGGCCTGGACGGCTCGCCCGCCGTGCTCGGCGGGGCCCGCTGCACCGGGACCGTGTTCCTCACCGCCACCGCGAAGGAGCCGCTGGTCTCCGACGGGGTCGCGGTGCTGCCGCTGGCGGCGTCCGGCACGCTGGTCTCCGCCCTCGCCGCCGACGCGGTGGAGCTGCGCGCCCGCCTGGAACGGGGCGAGTCGGCGGTGTCCGGAGATGGTGACGACAGCGTTGCGTACCGTGGCCGCGAGGGCGAACCCGGCATACGCTGA
- the ureG gene encoding urease accessory protein UreG — protein MGAHHDDHHHAPDGHGRALRLGVGGPVGSGKTALVAALCRTLGPELSLGVVTNDIYTTEDADFLRRTGVLDPERILAVETGCCPHTAIRDDIAANLDAVETLEHRFGPLDLVIVESGGDNLTATFSRGLADRQIFVLDVSGGDKVPRKGGPGVTTADLLVINKTDLAPLVGADLGVMDRDAATVRGARPVLFTSIRREPSAADVATWVREQVAAWSRTHATSG, from the coding sequence ATGGGCGCCCACCACGACGACCACCACCACGCCCCGGACGGCCACGGCCGGGCGCTGCGCCTCGGCGTGGGCGGCCCCGTGGGCAGCGGCAAGACGGCCCTGGTGGCCGCGCTCTGCCGCACCCTCGGCCCGGAGCTGTCCCTCGGCGTGGTGACCAACGACATCTACACCACCGAGGACGCCGACTTCCTGCGCCGCACGGGCGTGCTCGACCCCGAGCGCATCCTGGCCGTCGAGACCGGCTGCTGCCCGCACACCGCGATCCGCGACGACATCGCCGCCAACCTCGACGCCGTCGAGACCCTGGAGCACCGCTTCGGGCCGCTCGACCTGGTGATCGTGGAGAGCGGCGGCGACAACCTGACCGCCACGTTCAGCCGGGGCCTCGCCGACCGGCAGATCTTCGTCCTGGACGTGTCCGGCGGCGACAAGGTACCGCGCAAGGGCGGCCCCGGCGTCACCACCGCCGACCTGCTGGTGATCAACAAGACCGACCTGGCCCCGCTGGTGGGCGCCGACCTCGGCGTCATGGACCGGGACGCGGCGACGGTGCGCGGCGCGCGGCCGGTGCTGTTCACCTCGATCCGCCGGGAGCCGTCGGCCGCCGACGTCGCGACCTGGGTGCGCGAGCAGGTCGCCGCCTGGTCGCGGACCCACGCGACCTCCGGGTGA
- a CDS encoding urease accessory protein UreF, which translates to MPNPGPPKPGPPNPGPPNPGPLGTGLLLLADSRLPAGGHAHSGGTERAIAAGAVHDVPSLERFLRGRLHTAGALAAALAAAAAHHAATLSTGAPAGPEGSGTGDGGWAGLETEADARTASPAQREASRTQGRLLLRVARRIWPSPVLDGLAGEVPSPHHPIVLGAAAHAAGATAGEAALAAAYHAVSGPATAAVRLLGLDPVAVHATLAALAPDLAAVAARPAAPPAWAELPAPSAPALDLLAEQHVRAETRLFVS; encoded by the coding sequence ATGCCGAACCCCGGACCGCCGAAGCCCGGACCGCCGAACCCCGGACCGCCGAACCCCGGACCGCTGGGCACCGGACTGCTGCTGCTCGCCGACTCCCGGCTGCCCGCCGGAGGGCACGCCCATTCGGGCGGCACCGAGCGGGCGATCGCGGCGGGGGCGGTGCACGACGTGCCGTCCCTGGAGCGGTTCCTGCGAGGCCGCCTGCACACGGCGGGCGCCCTCGCCGCCGCCCTGGCCGCCGCCGCGGCCCACCACGCCGCCACCCTTTCCACCGGCGCTCCCGCCGGCCCCGAGGGGAGCGGAACGGGGGACGGGGGCTGGGCGGGGCTGGAGACCGAGGCCGACGCCCGCACCGCCTCCCCCGCCCAGCGGGAGGCGTCCAGGACGCAGGGCCGCCTGCTGCTCCGCGTCGCCCGCCGGATCTGGCCGTCCCCCGTGCTGGACGGCCTGGCCGGGGAGGTGCCGAGCCCGCACCACCCGATCGTGCTCGGCGCGGCCGCGCACGCCGCCGGCGCGACGGCCGGGGAGGCCGCGCTCGCGGCGGCCTACCACGCGGTCAGCGGCCCGGCCACGGCGGCGGTCCGGCTGCTCGGCCTGGACCCGGTCGCCGTGCACGCCACGCTCGCCGCCCTCGCCCCCGACCTCGCCGCCGTGGCCGCCCGCCCGGCCGCGCCGCCCGCCTGGGCGGAGCTGCCCGCGCCGTCGGCCCCGGCCCTGGACCTGCTGGCCGAGCAGCACGTACGAGCCGAGACCCGCCTCTTCGTCTCCTAG
- a CDS encoding urease subunit alpha: MTEISRARYAALYGPTTGDRVRLADTDLFIEVTEDLSMGPAGAGDEAVFGGGKVIRESMGQARATRAEGAMDLVITGAVILDHWGVVKADVGVRDGRVHGIGKAGNPDTMDGVDLVIGPSTEILSGNGKILTAGAVDSHVHLICPQLLDEAIGSGVTTVVGGGTGPVDGTKATTVTGAWYLGRMLESLDSYPLNFALLGKGNTVSTEGLLEQLRAGASGFKLHEDWGSTPAAIDACLSVADASGVQVTIHTDTLNEAGFVESTLKAIGDRMIHAYHTEGAGGGHAPDIIRVAAYPNVLPSSTNPTRPHTVNTLDEHLDMLMVCHHLNPSIPEDLAFAESRIRPTTMAAEDVLHDLGAISMIGSDSQAMGRIGETIIRTWQTAHVMKGRRGALGDGPADNLRARRYVAKYTICPAVAHGLDGEVGSVERGKLADLVLWDPAFFGVKPDLVLKGGVVAWAQMGDANASIPTPQPVLPRPMFGAAPVTAAATSLHFVAPLALESGLADRLAVRRRLAPVADVRRRGKAAMPLNDALPRIEVAADTFEVRVDGELIEPAPAAALPMAQRYFLF; the protein is encoded by the coding sequence ATGACTGAGATCAGCCGGGCCCGCTACGCCGCCCTGTACGGCCCCACCACCGGCGACCGGGTGCGGCTCGCCGACACCGACCTGTTCATCGAGGTCACCGAGGACCTGTCGATGGGCCCGGCCGGCGCCGGCGACGAGGCGGTGTTCGGCGGCGGCAAGGTCATCCGCGAGTCCATGGGGCAGGCCCGCGCCACCCGCGCCGAGGGCGCGATGGACCTGGTCATCACCGGCGCGGTCATCCTCGACCACTGGGGCGTGGTCAAGGCCGACGTCGGCGTCCGCGACGGCCGCGTCCACGGCATCGGCAAGGCCGGCAACCCCGACACCATGGACGGCGTGGACCTGGTGATCGGCCCGTCCACCGAGATCCTGTCCGGCAACGGCAAGATCCTCACCGCCGGGGCCGTCGACTCCCACGTCCACCTGATCTGCCCGCAGCTCCTCGACGAGGCCATCGGGTCCGGTGTCACCACGGTCGTCGGGGGCGGCACCGGGCCCGTGGACGGCACCAAGGCCACCACCGTGACCGGCGCCTGGTACCTCGGCCGCATGCTGGAGTCGCTCGACTCCTACCCGCTCAACTTCGCGCTGCTCGGCAAGGGCAACACGGTCAGCACCGAGGGCCTGCTGGAGCAGCTGCGGGCCGGCGCGTCGGGCTTCAAGCTGCACGAGGACTGGGGCTCCACCCCGGCGGCCATCGACGCCTGCCTCAGCGTGGCCGACGCCTCGGGGGTGCAGGTGACGATCCACACCGACACGCTGAACGAGGCCGGCTTCGTCGAGTCGACGCTGAAGGCGATCGGCGACCGGATGATCCACGCGTACCACACCGAGGGCGCGGGCGGCGGCCACGCCCCCGACATCATCCGCGTCGCCGCCTACCCCAACGTGCTGCCCTCCTCCACCAACCCCACCCGGCCGCACACCGTCAACACCCTCGACGAGCACCTCGACATGCTGATGGTCTGCCACCACCTCAACCCGTCGATCCCGGAGGACCTGGCCTTCGCCGAGTCGCGCATCCGGCCGACGACGATGGCCGCCGAGGACGTGCTGCACGACCTGGGCGCCATCTCCATGATCGGCTCGGACTCGCAGGCCATGGGCCGCATCGGCGAGACGATCATCCGCACCTGGCAGACCGCGCACGTCATGAAGGGCCGCCGGGGCGCGCTCGGCGACGGCCCGGCGGACAACCTGCGCGCCCGCCGCTACGTCGCGAAGTACACGATCTGCCCGGCCGTCGCGCACGGCCTGGACGGCGAGGTCGGCTCCGTCGAACGCGGCAAGCTCGCCGACCTCGTCCTGTGGGACCCGGCCTTCTTCGGCGTCAAACCGGACCTCGTGCTGAAGGGCGGCGTGGTGGCCTGGGCGCAGATGGGCGACGCCAACGCCTCCATCCCCACCCCGCAGCCGGTGCTGCCGCGGCCCATGTTCGGGGCCGCGCCGGTGACCGCGGCGGCCACGTCGCTGCACTTCGTCGCGCCGCTCGCGCTGGAGTCCGGGCTCGCCGACCGGCTGGCCGTGCGGCGGCGGCTCGCGCCGGTCGCGGACGTGCGGCGGCGCGGCAAGGCGGCCATGCCGCTCAACGACGCGCTGCCGCGGATCGAGGTCGCGGCGGACACGTTCGAGGTGCGGGTGGACGGCGAGCTGATCGAGCCCGCGCCGGCCGCCGCCCTGCCCATGGCCCAGCGGTACTTCCTGTTCTGA
- a CDS encoding urease subunit beta, whose product MIPGEYAHPEGAHPLNPGRERTTLRVVNTADRPVQVGSHYHFAAVNPGLEFDRDAAWGKRLDVPAGTAVRFEPGVERDVTLVPLAGNRIVPGLRPEWAGPLDD is encoded by the coding sequence GTGATCCCCGGCGAGTACGCGCACCCCGAGGGCGCCCACCCGCTCAACCCGGGCCGCGAGCGGACGACGCTGCGCGTGGTCAACACCGCCGACCGGCCCGTCCAGGTGGGCTCGCACTACCACTTCGCCGCCGTCAACCCGGGGCTCGAGTTCGACAGGGACGCGGCGTGGGGCAAGCGGCTGGACGTGCCCGCCGGCACCGCCGTCCGGTTCGAGCCGGGCGTCGAGCGCGACGTCACGCTGGTGCCGCTGGCCGGCAACCGGATCGTCCCCGGCCTGCGGCCGGAGTGGGCGGGGCCGCTGGATGACTGA
- a CDS encoding urease subunit gamma: MRLTSHEQERLLIHVAAGVARERQARGLRLNHPEATAIIASFLMEGARDGRTVAELMEAGRAVLGRADVMEGVPEMLESVQIEATFPDGTKLVTVHRPIP, encoded by the coding sequence ATGCGGCTTACCTCACACGAGCAGGAGCGGCTGCTCATCCACGTCGCCGCCGGGGTGGCGCGCGAGCGGCAGGCCAGGGGCCTGCGGCTCAACCACCCCGAGGCTACCGCGATCATCGCGTCGTTCCTCATGGAGGGGGCCAGGGACGGGCGCACCGTGGCCGAGCTGATGGAGGCCGGCCGGGCGGTGCTCGGCCGGGCCGACGTCATGGAGGGCGTGCCGGAGATGCTGGAGAGCGTGCAGATCGAGGCCACCTTCCCGGACGGCACCAAGCTCGTCACCGTGCACAGGCCGATCCCGTGA
- the urtA gene encoding urea ABC transporter substrate-binding protein codes for MRISRPIVSAALLLALAACGSDAQPAAGQHEIKVGLLHSLSGTMAISEVTVRDAELLAIDEINKAGGVLGKKLVPVVEDGASDWPTFAEKATKLIRQDKVATVFGGWTSASRKAMLPVFERYKALLWYPVQYEGLESSPYIFYTGATTNQQIIPGLDYLKEQGKKKLFLVGSDYVFPRTANKIIKAYAAANGMQILGEEYTPLGHTEYSTLVNKVVQAKPDAVFNTLNGDSNVAFFKQLKSAGVSAEAMPVLSVSVAEEEVTGIGVDNIAGHPVAWNYYQTTDTPANEAFVKAYKARYGADKVTSDPMEAGYNAVYLWAEAVKKAGTTEVEAVKKAAPGISLDRPEGKVTIDGENQHMYKTARIGIIQPDGLIKQVWDSGEPIKPDPYLKGYAWAAGLAAS; via the coding sequence GTGCGCATCTCCCGCCCGATTGTCTCAGCCGCCCTCCTGTTAGCCCTCGCGGCCTGCGGGTCCGACGCCCAGCCGGCCGCCGGGCAGCACGAGATCAAGGTCGGCCTCCTCCACTCCCTCAGCGGGACCATGGCGATCAGCGAGGTCACCGTCCGCGACGCCGAGCTGCTGGCCATCGACGAGATCAACAAGGCCGGCGGCGTGCTCGGCAAGAAGCTCGTTCCCGTGGTCGAGGACGGCGCCTCCGACTGGCCCACCTTCGCCGAGAAGGCCACCAAGCTCATCAGGCAGGACAAGGTCGCCACCGTCTTCGGCGGCTGGACCTCCGCCAGCCGCAAGGCCATGCTGCCGGTCTTCGAGCGCTACAAGGCGCTGCTGTGGTACCCGGTGCAGTACGAGGGCCTGGAGAGCTCGCCGTACATCTTCTACACCGGCGCCACCACCAACCAGCAGATCATCCCCGGCCTGGACTACCTGAAGGAGCAGGGCAAGAAGAAGCTCTTCCTGGTCGGCAGCGACTACGTCTTCCCGCGCACCGCCAACAAGATCATCAAAGCGTACGCCGCCGCCAACGGCATGCAGATCCTCGGCGAGGAGTACACCCCGCTCGGCCACACCGAGTACTCCACCCTCGTCAACAAGGTCGTCCAGGCCAAGCCGGACGCCGTCTTCAACACCCTGAACGGCGACAGCAACGTCGCCTTCTTCAAGCAGCTCAAGAGCGCCGGCGTCAGCGCCGAGGCGATGCCCGTGCTGTCGGTCAGCGTCGCCGAGGAGGAGGTCACCGGCATCGGCGTGGACAACATCGCCGGCCACCCGGTCGCCTGGAACTACTACCAGACCACCGACACCCCCGCCAACGAGGCGTTCGTCAAGGCGTACAAGGCCAGGTACGGCGCCGACAAGGTCACCTCCGACCCCATGGAGGCCGGCTACAACGCCGTCTACCTGTGGGCCGAGGCCGTCAAGAAGGCCGGCACCACCGAGGTCGAGGCCGTGAAGAAGGCCGCGCCCGGCATCTCGCTCGACCGCCCCGAGGGCAAGGTCACCATCGACGGCGAGAACCAGCACATGTACAAGACCGCCCGCATCGGCATCATCCAGCCCGACGGCCTGATCAAGCAGGTGTGGGACTCCGGCGAGCCGATCAAGCCGGACCCGTACCTCAAGGGCTACGCCTGGGCGGCCGGGCTGGCGGCCTCCTGA
- the urtB gene encoding urea ABC transporter permease subunit UrtB, with protein MTAFVNQLPIGLSIGAVLLLIALGLTFTFGQMGVINMAHGEFIMAGAYTAFLIGDLVLALPAAFLVAGVMGLILERAAIRHFYGRPLDTLLLTWGVSLVLQQLARDLFGAPNVQVPAPSWLAGGVGILPYNRLFIMALAVAGVVAVWVYLNRTALGRRTQAVVQNRRLAATSGIDAGRVDMLTFFIGSGLAGVAGVALTLIGPVGPALGTYYIVDAFLVVVAGGLGQLRGAVLAAVGLGLLNSYAEFWSDASLAKVIVFAVIIAFLQVRPQGMFVMRSRVLT; from the coding sequence ATGACGGCCTTCGTCAACCAGCTGCCCATCGGGCTGTCCATCGGGGCGGTGCTGCTGCTCATCGCGCTCGGGCTGACGTTCACGTTCGGCCAGATGGGCGTGATCAACATGGCGCACGGGGAGTTCATCATGGCGGGCGCGTACACCGCGTTCCTCATCGGCGACCTCGTGCTCGCGCTGCCGGCGGCGTTCCTGGTCGCCGGGGTCATGGGGCTGATCCTCGAACGGGCCGCGATCCGGCACTTCTACGGCCGCCCGCTGGACACGCTGCTGCTCACCTGGGGCGTCAGCCTGGTGCTCCAGCAGCTCGCCCGTGACCTGTTCGGCGCCCCGAACGTGCAGGTGCCCGCGCCGTCCTGGCTGGCCGGCGGCGTGGGCATCCTGCCCTACAACCGGCTGTTCATCATGGCGCTCGCCGTGGCCGGCGTGGTCGCGGTCTGGGTCTACCTCAACCGGACCGCGCTCGGCCGGCGCACCCAGGCCGTGGTGCAGAACCGGCGGCTCGCCGCCACCAGCGGGATCGACGCCGGGCGGGTGGACATGCTGACCTTCTTCATCGGCTCCGGCCTCGCCGGGGTCGCCGGGGTGGCGCTCACGCTCATCGGGCCGGTCGGGCCGGCGCTCGGCACGTACTACATCGTGGACGCCTTCCTCGTCGTGGTCGCGGGCGGCCTCGGGCAGCTCCGCGGGGCGGTGCTGGCGGCCGTCGGGCTCGGGCTGCTCAACTCCTACGCCGAGTTCTGGTCGGACGCCTCACTGGCCAAGGTGATCGTGTTCGCCGTGATCATCGCGTTCCTCCAGGTCCGGCCGCAGGGCATGTTCGTGATGAGGTCGAGGGTGCTGACGTGA
- the urtC gene encoding urea ABC transporter permease subunit UrtC produces MIRRNLPFAAVAVAALVVAPLLLEPFRLGLLAKYLCYAIVALGIGLAWGKGGMLTLGQGVFFGLGGYAMAMYLKLTEAGPGGLPDFMVWSGVEDLPALWTPFANPVFALATAVLGPMALAALLGTLVFRQRVRGAYFAILTQALAAALVILLVGQQGLTGGTNGMTNFFELFGQDLADDSTQRGLYLVTAGVLGVLYLATRQLVAGRFGRLLVAVRDGEDRVRFLGYDPALVKTVTFVLSAGMAGLAGALFVPVVGIISPALLGVVPSLELVVAVAVGGRHALAGAVLGAVVMGYAKTAFSEQFADGWLYLQGALFILVMTLAPKGIAGLLGRVRHARTT; encoded by the coding sequence GTGATCAGACGGAATCTGCCGTTCGCCGCCGTCGCGGTGGCCGCGCTGGTCGTCGCGCCGCTGCTGCTGGAGCCGTTCCGGCTGGGGCTGCTGGCCAAGTACCTCTGCTACGCGATCGTCGCGCTCGGCATCGGCCTGGCCTGGGGCAAGGGCGGGATGCTCACGCTCGGGCAGGGCGTGTTCTTCGGGCTCGGCGGCTACGCGATGGCGATGTACCTCAAGCTGACCGAGGCCGGTCCCGGCGGGCTGCCGGACTTCATGGTGTGGAGCGGCGTCGAGGACCTGCCCGCGTTGTGGACGCCGTTCGCGAACCCCGTCTTCGCGCTCGCGACGGCCGTGCTCGGGCCGATGGCGCTCGCGGCGCTGCTCGGCACGCTGGTGTTCCGGCAGCGGGTGCGGGGGGCGTACTTTGCGATCCTCACCCAGGCGCTGGCCGCCGCCCTGGTCATCCTGCTGGTCGGCCAGCAGGGGCTGACCGGCGGCACCAACGGCATGACGAACTTCTTCGAGCTGTTCGGCCAGGACCTCGCCGACGACTCCACCCAGCGCGGCCTCTACCTGGTGACGGCGGGCGTGCTCGGCGTGCTCTACCTGGCCACCCGGCAGCTCGTGGCCGGCCGCTTCGGCCGGCTGCTGGTCGCCGTGCGCGACGGCGAGGACCGGGTGCGCTTCCTGGGCTACGACCCGGCGCTGGTCAAGACCGTCACCTTCGTGCTGTCGGCGGGCATGGCGGGGCTCGCCGGAGCGCTGTTCGTGCCGGTCGTCGGCATCATCTCGCCCGCGCTGCTCGGCGTCGTGCCGTCGCTGGAGCTGGTGGTCGCGGTGGCGGTCGGCGGGCGGCACGCGCTCGCCGGGGCGGTGCTCGGCGCGGTCGTCATGGGGTACGCCAAGACCGCGTTCAGCGAGCAGTTCGCCGACGGCTGGCTCTACCTCCAGGGCGCCCTGTTCATCCTGGTCATGACGCTGGCCCCGAAGGGGATCGCCGGCCTCCTCGGGAGGGTGCGACATGCTCGAACTACGTGA
- the urtD gene encoding urea ABC transporter ATP-binding protein UrtD, protein MLELRDVRVEFDGYRALDGVDLTVPEGELRFLIGPNGAGKTTLIDVITGLTRPVAGSVRFAGYDLVGRKEHHIVRLGVGRTFQTSVVFEELTVLENLDLAASFRRPLWSLARRTRGTTQAVAEALERTGLEELAERSAGVLSHGQRQWLEIGMLLAQRPRLLLLDEPVAGMSGEERARTGRLLTEIAEDHTVIVVEHDMEFLRRHASTVTVLHEGKVLVEGSVDQVSADPRVQEVYLGRRPSDAAVGERS, encoded by the coding sequence ATGCTCGAACTACGTGACGTGCGGGTGGAGTTCGACGGCTACCGGGCGCTCGACGGCGTGGACCTCACCGTCCCCGAAGGCGAGCTGCGCTTCCTCATCGGGCCGAACGGCGCGGGCAAGACCACGCTCATCGACGTCATCACCGGCCTGACCAGGCCGGTGGCGGGGAGTGTGCGCTTCGCCGGGTACGACCTGGTGGGCCGCAAGGAGCACCACATCGTCCGGCTCGGCGTGGGCCGCACGTTCCAGACCTCGGTGGTGTTCGAGGAGCTGACCGTGCTGGAGAACCTGGACCTGGCCGCCTCCTTCCGCCGGCCGCTGTGGTCGCTGGCCCGCCGCACCCGCGGCACCACGCAGGCCGTCGCCGAGGCGCTGGAGCGGACCGGCCTCGAAGAGCTCGCCGAACGTTCAGCCGGCGTTCTCTCGCACGGCCAGCGTCAGTGGCTGGAGATCGGGATGCTGCTGGCGCAGCGGCCCCGGCTGCTGCTGCTGGACGAGCCGGTGGCCGGCATGTCCGGCGAGGAACGCGCGCGCACCGGCCGGCTGCTCACCGAGATCGCCGAGGACCACACGGTGATCGTGGTCGAGCACGACATGGAGTTCCTGCGGCGGCACGCCTCCACCGTGACCGTGCTGCACGAGGGCAAGGTGCTCGTGGAGGGGTCGGTGGACCAGGTCAGCGCCGACCCGCGGGTGCAGGAGGTCTATCTGGGGAGGAGACCGAGCGATGCTGCTGTCGGTGAACGATCTTGA